The following are from one region of the Halanaerobiales bacterium genome:
- the flhA gene encoding flagellar biosynthesis protein FlhA, with translation TFFMDILLATNITFSMVVILVSIYTSEPLEVSVFPSLLLFATLFRLALNVSTTRLILGQGYAGEVINSFGNFVVGGNYVVGFIIFLILVIIQYIVITKGAERVAEVAARFTLDAMPGKQMSIDADLNSGLISEQEAKEQRKKIRQEADFYGAMDGASKFVKGDAIAGIIITIINIIGGLIVGMVQQGMGFAEAAQTYTLLTVGDGLVSQIPALLISSATGMVVTRAAASGDMGTDMADQLTGQPKALMISAGVLSVLAVVPGLPFFPFLILALIIGSLGFVLYREEAQEKEEAEKKEEAEEEISREKTPETEELTNLIQVDQMEVEVGYNLISLVLPEQGGDFMDRVAMIRRQTAMEMGIIVPPVRILDNLQLEPNVYRIKLKGVEIDRYEILPDHYLAMDSGVTTEEIDGVKTTEPAFGTDAIWISEDQKERAELANYTIVDPPSVMATHLTELIKDHAHELLGRQEVQELIDNIEENYPAVVDELVPDLMSLGEIQKVLQNLLWEGVPIKNLVTILETLADYAVKTKDIQILTEYVRQALSRQITTLYKEEDNKLYAVTLDPQLEEELNQSLEQSDQGNYLALDPQRAQNIIEKIAQTLQPLLQQGHEPILLTAPPIRRPIKEMTYRSFEELVVLSYNELQNDLDLQILGTVN, from the coding sequence GACATTCTTTATGGATATACTTCTGGCAACTAATATAACATTTTCAATGGTTGTAATTCTGGTAAGTATTTATACCAGTGAACCTTTAGAAGTATCAGTTTTTCCCTCATTATTACTATTTGCCACACTTTTTCGGCTGGCCCTTAATGTTTCAACTACTCGCCTGATTTTAGGTCAGGGATATGCTGGAGAAGTAATAAATAGTTTTGGTAATTTTGTTGTTGGTGGAAATTATGTCGTCGGATTTATTATATTTCTTATTTTAGTAATTATACAGTATATAGTTATTACTAAAGGTGCAGAAAGAGTTGCTGAAGTTGCTGCCCGTTTTACCTTAGATGCTATGCCTGGTAAGCAGATGAGTATTGATGCTGATTTAAACTCTGGGTTAATTAGTGAACAGGAAGCTAAAGAACAGAGAAAGAAAATAAGACAGGAAGCTGATTTTTATGGAGCTATGGATGGTGCAAGTAAGTTTGTAAAAGGTGATGCCATAGCCGGAATTATAATTACTATTATAAATATTATTGGTGGTCTAATTGTTGGTATGGTTCAGCAGGGAATGGGTTTTGCTGAGGCTGCTCAAACCTATACTCTTTTAACAGTTGGTGATGGTCTTGTCAGTCAGATACCTGCTCTTTTAATATCTTCTGCAACCGGTATGGTTGTAACCAGAGCTGCTGCTTCTGGTGATATGGGTACAGATATGGCTGATCAGCTAACAGGCCAGCCTAAGGCTTTAATGATTTCAGCAGGTGTTTTATCAGTTTTAGCTGTAGTACCTGGATTACCATTTTTTCCATTTTTGATTTTAGCTCTTATAATTGGTTCATTAGGATTTGTTCTTTATAGAGAAGAAGCTCAGGAAAAAGAAGAAGCTGAAAAGAAGGAAGAAGCTGAAGAAGAAATTAGTAGAGAGAAAACACCTGAAACTGAAGAACTGACAAATTTAATACAGGTAGATCAAATGGAAGTTGAAGTTGGGTATAATCTAATCTCTCTTGTTTTGCCTGAACAGGGTGGAGATTTTATGGATAGAGTTGCGATGATTAGAAGACAGACAGCAATGGAAATGGGAATAATCGTTCCTCCAGTTAGAATACTGGATAATTTACAGTTAGAACCAAATGTTTACCGAATAAAACTAAAAGGTGTAGAAATAGATAGATATGAAATATTACCTGATCATTATTTGGCAATGGATTCAGGAGTAACTACTGAAGAGATCGATGGAGTAAAAACTACTGAACCTGCTTTTGGAACTGATGCTATTTGGATTAGTGAAGACCAAAAAGAAAGAGCAGAGCTGGCCAATTATACAATTGTAGATCCACCTTCAGTTATGGCCACTCATTTAACAGAATTGATAAAAGACCATGCTCATGAACTTCTCGGTAGACAGGAAGTACAGGAACTTATAGATAATATTGAAGAAAATTATCCAGCAGTTGTTGATGAATTAGTTCCAGATTTAATGTCTTTAGGTGAAATTCAAAAAGTTTTACAAAATTTATTATGGGAAGGTGTTCCCATCAAAAATCTGGTTACTATTTTAGAAACTTTAGCTGATTATGCAGTAAAAACTAAGGATATACAAATTCTTACTGAATATGTAAGACAGGCTCTATCAAGGCAGATAACTACTTTATATAAAGAAGAAGATAATAAGTTATATGCTGTTACCCTTGATCCGCAACTGGAAGAAGAATTAAATCAATCATTAGAACAATCTGATCAGGGAAATTATCTTGCTTTAGATCCTCAGAGGGCTCAAAATATAATAGAAAAAATAGCTCAAACACTACAACCCTTATTACAGCAAGGACATGAACCTATACTTTTAACTGCTCCTCCGATTAGAAGACCGATTAAAGAAATGACATATAGATCTTTTGAGGAATTAGTTGTTTTATCCTATAATGAATTACAAAATGACCTTGATCTTCAAATTCTTGGGACGGTGAATTAA
- the flhF gene encoding flagellar biosynthesis protein FlhF, whose protein sequence is MKVKKYVGDTIQDTIFKVKADLGSDAIILNTRKYKKGGFLGLKIFGEKKVEVLAALEDDNSDVSNEKTLEEIDKLKNMLNNMERERKKEGTYEENLSPEIADIYNNLLEQGVKENIAQELIEDLKDDNEEINIDQLKNNIKSAIGNPAPINRGQSLKIIAFIGPTGVGKTTTIAKLAAKFALQEELEVGMVTADTYRIAAVQQLETYSDIMNIPLEVVYSEKELKEVINGKFEDFDLIFLDTAGSSWTDKMQLGRLKNFTDKDLVTETHLLISLNTKTEDINKILDNFSTLEPDKIILTKVDEASKYGDIINLRNKYNLPYSYITYGQDVPDDIVEADTNKLFEYLLGDNYE, encoded by the coding sequence ATGAAAGTAAAAAAATATGTTGGAGATACAATACAGGATACTATTTTTAAGGTAAAAGCTGACCTCGGTTCAGATGCTATTATTTTAAATACGCGCAAATACAAAAAGGGTGGCTTTCTTGGCTTGAAAATTTTTGGGGAAAAGAAAGTTGAGGTTTTGGCTGCTCTTGAAGATGATAATAGTGATGTTTCTAATGAAAAAACATTGGAAGAAATAGATAAACTAAAAAATATGTTAAATAATATGGAAAGAGAAAGAAAAAAAGAAGGAACTTATGAAGAAAATCTTTCTCCTGAAATAGCTGATATTTATAATAATTTGTTAGAACAGGGGGTAAAAGAAAACATAGCCCAGGAATTAATAGAAGATTTAAAAGATGATAATGAAGAAATTAATATTGATCAGTTAAAAAATAATATTAAATCTGCAATTGGTAATCCTGCACCTATAAACAGAGGGCAGTCTTTGAAGATAATTGCTTTTATCGGGCCGACTGGGGTTGGAAAAACAACTACTATTGCTAAATTAGCTGCTAAATTTGCTTTACAGGAAGAATTAGAAGTAGGAATGGTAACTGCTGATACTTATAGAATAGCAGCAGTCCAGCAGTTAGAAACTTATAGTGATATTATGAATATTCCTCTTGAAGTTGTTTATAGTGAAAAAGAATTAAAAGAGGTTATTAATGGAAAATTTGAAGATTTTGATCTTATATTTCTTGATACTGCTGGAAGTAGCTGGACTGATAAAATGCAGTTAGGAAGATTGAAAAATTTTACTGATAAAGATTTAGTAACTGAAACTCATCTTTTAATTAGTCTTAACACTAAAACAGAGGATATTAATAAAATTCTTGATAATTTTTCAACATTAGAACCAGATAAAATAATATTAACCAAAGTTGATGAAGCTTCTAAATATGGTGATATTATAAATTTAAGAAATAAATATAATTTACCTTATTCATATATTACTTATGGCCAGGATGTACCTGATGATATAGTGGAGGCAGATACTAATAAATTATTTGAATATTTGTTAGGTGATAATTATGAATGA